The Lycium barbarum isolate Lr01 chromosome 4, ASM1917538v2, whole genome shotgun sequence nucleotide sequence GTGATATTGATGCTTATTCGAGCTTAAAATAGCTCAATCAAGATGGCCACTAAATTTGATGTTCATGATGCCATGGTGAGAAAAAAGTGTCTCATCATCCTAATCTTGAAAGTttcttaaattaaattaagaaaGGAATCTGTTGGTAAATATTGTTTGTGCACTGCAGTATTAGTGTCTGGATTCAAAGAGGGTGAGACACATGGAGAAAGTAATCAAAAAGCAAAGAGAAGCAGATGCTTTTACTTCCCTAACGACTCGATATCTTTCTTGGAGAAATCAGTTCATTCTCAATCATCAAAGATGATTCCCACATCTAATCAAACTGCAGAAAATTCTTCTTCCAAGTCTACGAGTTCCTTGAAGAGCGATTCAAAGAGTTCACATAGAAAGAGAGAGACAACTGCAGGTTAATGTTTATCCCTTACTTCTTTTGTTTGATCACCTTGTTTATGGTTTTGATACATGTACATCACATTTCCATTCCGTCTTCTTTAAGGAAGTTGTGTGTTTGCAGTTTAAACCCTCATCTTTTCTTAATTAGCATCATTCGAGTTCGAGCTGATGTTTATTAACTCCTTCGCAAGATGATAAAGTGTTGCCTTTCTCATATTTGAGCAGATGTTACATATAATGATCTTACCTTATATTTCTATGCAAAGATGCCACCAATTCTGAATTACCTAAGGCACTAGCACACTTTCCTTTTATCCtttatttgattttgttttctttgaGTTGTCACATCAGTGTGCTACTGTGATGACATGCAAATGGAATTATTGGTGATTCAATTCTAGAAAATTTATATCTAAGAATATCCCTTAACATCATTGGAGCAAATCACATTGATGAAAGATGGAAAatctttcctttcctttccttcAGAATGATTCTGTTTAGTGGAAGAGCAGTATAAAAGTCATTGAATACTTTCAAGACCAAACAATTAATTGGATACTATTAGTTGTGCTGTTTTGATCTATTCTGAAAATTCAGGTAACAACGCATTGAAACCAACAAAGATGAGCTTCAAGGTTGTAAGTCGTCCAGCAGTCAACAAATGGAAGCAAAAAGGGAAAATGCCTAATCAACAGTTTAGGAGCAAATCAGCTGTTTCAACTAATGAAAGTAGTAGTGAATTTGGATCCAATGAGATGTCTCAGCCTAGTCCAGGGAACAGTTTCTCGGAGGACACCAGCAGCCTTAGTTCAAACTTCATCACGCGGAAGAATAGTACTAAGACATTAATGGATGTGCATATGGCAGTTCAAGGCACCTATAGAGTAGAGCATACTCCCCTTGTTTCTCTAACGAGTAGATTAAACGGAAAGGCAATCATCGGGCACCCCATCAACATAGAAGTGTTATATGATAGTTCAATTTTTCCTGCTAAAAAGGAGAGCTCTTATCAGCTGAAAAGCACTAACAGAATGCCTCAACTTGTTTGGAGAAAGTCAAAGAGAACTCCCGTCTGTTACACAAGTTCTACTTCCTCTTTTGCAACTAAGCATGAGAGCATTCAGCAAAGCAACAAGAAACTTGGAGATTCGAGTTCCCAAGCAAGAAAAAATGGCCCCTTTAATACTAAGTCTCGTGGGAAGTTATCGAAGAAGCCAAACGTGTCAAAGAATAAACCAAGAACAGTACTGCCTTCTGTTACATGTGTGCCTGTGAAAGACATATTCATCAAGTTAATCGGGGCACTTGGAAATGTTTGATCATAAGCAGGAGGTGTTCATAACTTGAGTATTTATTGCCCTTTATGATTTTCTGAGTAGGAGAAAGCTTTCTGTAAATATTACAGTTTGCTTAGTTTTTGCTGACATTATGAGAAATGTAAATTGACATACTAAAGTAGGTTAATGTCTCCTCTGTAAGTATCCTTAACTTACAAAAATATGACAAAAAGATTGCTCAGCCTTTTGTTCTTCCAACATGAAATCTATCTATTAGTCGGTTCTAGTAAGATTGAACTGCCTTTTACTAGTGTGCTTTTTCAGGTACTTATATTACTTACAGTTTAACTTAGTTATATTCCTTTTGCAAAGTCTAACCATTTTTAAACTTGGAAAAAAAGAGAGTTGTGATAGAATAGAGGTTAATGTAGACATAATTTAATTCTATTGAATCTTTTGAATGTTTAATTCAGATTGGAATGATATGGACTTGAATAGACTAATTTGAGGTTAAGATGTACTTGATTGAGTTTTCTTTATGAATGCAAACTAGGGCAAGGTCATATTTCAAAAAGAAATTTAATCTAGACTAGTATCAATTTTAAGACTACTTATTTTCTTATAAAGTTATAATTATACTATGGGACTACTTTAAATGTAGGATATTTCATCCCTTATATAGTGTACCAATCAAGGAAGGGATATTAGCTCTTATTTCCACTATGATATTCAATTTTACAGAGTACATGGATTTGGATAATAATAAATTTACTTGTAGCCTCTATTGCTCGCACTCTTCAAAATGGTCAACGGAGACGTGTTGGATTCTCCAAAAGTAGagtatttttggagaatccgacacgaGTGCGGCATCGAAATTGATGAGTCAGCGCAACTTAGCTCGTAGTTCTCTCAATATCCAAGCCGATAATATTAAATACTTAATTTCAGTTTTCTCAATGCTTTAATCATCAGTATTTAAAATATTGATAAAATATCTAAAAGATAATTTtcacttagaaaattcaatttcCCCCCAAATAAACTTAATATCAGGTATGCATTTGTAACTTCAATCAAATACTGTGCAAACTCCCACCATTACAACATTTcttgtttgaatttttttttccagattttacAAAAAGTTTTCTCAAGTTTTTCCGGGAGATAACTTTCAATAAATATTTCTTCTTTCACTAATGATTAATTTCCAGGAGATAACTTTCGTTGCAAAATACTTAAAATTTCCGTTATCCAAATACATTAATGATTTTGCATAACTTTTTCCTCcaaataattttccaaaaaacTTTTCCCAAGCGTTTAAAGTAGGAGTAAAGAGGGTAAGGAAATCTTAATAGTTCTGTCGATTGACTACCTAAAATTTCACTTTGTTAGTGAGAATTTGATTTTACCTTATAACCGTCTCCCCCATTTCGACTTCCTCTAACCCtatgtaataattaaaaaaagGAGCAAAGTGTCAAATTTGTTTTGAACTATGCCAAATGAACAAATTTGTCTCTTGAATTATGCGCAATAGAACAAATTTATCCTTATCTTTTAACGGCAAAAGCTTACCACGTGTCAGGCAATTAAAGATTTATCTTTTTAATTAGAGGGTAAATTTAAACCTTTGGACCCTTTCTCTTTTCAGCTCCAAGTAGGTACACTATAAATTAACTTTGAACTCAAAAACATCAGCAAAAACCCCAACTAGGGTTTAAGCTTTAACCTCTGTTTAATTCCAACATTTTCAGAGTTGTCAACAACAATGGCTACTCTCAGATACTTACTCACCAAATCATCAACACCTCTAAAGCTCTCCCATCTTCACCAttccaacaacttcacacccatttccCAATTCATAAGAACTCTTCAGTCTTTCGTTTCCAGAGACTTCCATTCCCATTCACCTAATAATTCTAGAAGCTTCTGCACTTTCCCTGAATACTCTGATTCTTCTGTCGCTGCCGCTTTGAATCCTGATAGTCGTGTTCCTGCCACTATTATTACTGGTTTTCTTGGCTCTGGAAAGGTTCGGGGAATCATTAATTTTCTCAGATTTATTATATCAACTATGATAACCTGAATCACTATATATCAGAATGAAAAAAGATCAAATGATGCAATAATGGGTATGAAGTAATAGCTCTCATACCcaatggcggagccaggattttaacaaaaggggttcaaaaatataaagatgcAGACAAACGAATAAGCCAACGGGGTTCAACGGGTACTaaacatacataaaaaataattttcaccttatatatacagtgtaattttcgcCGAAGGGGCTTCGGATGAACCCTTTTGGCTCTTACTAGCTCCGCTACTGCTCATACGCTTGAGGTCTACACATTCTTTTCTGAACTTGCCTTAACAACTAATTTTATTCAGCTGAAAGTTAGGGAAATGTTTTTTTTGTTTGTCCTAGTGTTTGGTCTATTATGGAGTAAAGAAATTATGGCAATTTGTTGTTGACTAAGGATGCTGGAAAAGTTTGTCATGTATGGGTGGACATCGTAATCCAGTTACTATATATATGTCTTCAATCCCATGTTAGCTACAAGTTTCAGATGAAGTATATTAAGCAAAATTTCACATGAAAGTAGGGTAATGAAATTATGCCAAATGCAAAATTATAAGTAAATGGTTGAGCATGGGGGCTTCCATAATGGATGTCTCAGGTTCAAAACCCCTGCCTATGATAACAGGGGATTTGCCTtatgggtcgagctcgtcgcacggggcttgcctagtgagTGTTATCTCTCTTGTGTGGTTTGTAAGCTCTTGCACAAGAGCGAGGTTTACCCtatgcgcacccgaagggtagcggctgtggGTTCCCTTGTcagccacaaaaaaaaaaacaaaaacaaagtgtTTCTCTATTTTGAATTGAGATATCTGAATCACTTTACATGTATAAGATGTTGGGTGTTAGAATGCTTATGAGAAAtgtctcttgttttttttttcatggaTACTCTGGCAGACTACTCTGTTGAATCACATACTGACATCTCAGCATGGGAAGCGGATTGCTGTGATTGAAAATGAGGTATTCCGGGGTTTTCTTGTCTTATCCAGTTATTGTTGTTACCTTTTATATCCTCAGATGTTTCTTTTTCCGTTCAACCATTCAATGGATGCGCTTTGACTCCTCGTTTTTCATTTAATTATATTATGGCTAGTAAATTTTGGTTTATCTACATTTATGTAGATTTTTATATGACTAATCCACTTGCAGTTTGGTGAGGTGGACATTGATGGCTCATTGGTTGCTAGTCATTCTTCATCTAACGAGGATATTCTCATGGTTAATAATGGCTGTCTATGTTGTACTGTACGTGGTGACCTTGTTAAGATGCTTTTGGAGCTTGTTAAGAACAGGAGAGACAAATTTGATCATATAGTTATTGAGACAACAGGTATGTGAAACTAtttaataaaatataattaaCTGTTGTTCTCAAACATGCTCAAGTGCACTGGTGGACTCAATTTTCTTAATAACACCTAGCGAACATCTGATTATGAAGTACTTATCAAAAGGAAAAAAATCTGATTATATAGTTTAGCACTTGCAAATCACTTCAATACTTAAATGGATAACTTTGCCTGGTATATGTTGGTAATCGCAATAGCTAAGGTATTTCTATAAAGTATGTGAAAACATTTTAGTAGAGGGTTCTTTCTTAATCTCTTTTATTGACGGAATGGATTAAATTCATGTGCCTTAAACACATCCATGTAGAAGTAGGTTTGCATTAATCCAAATGGTAGCTTGTACTGAATTGCTCCCTTCTCCTCCAAACGATGTTGATGCAGAAATAAAAACTGGAAAAAACTCAAAAAGAGGGTAACATATGCATAGTGGCGCTGTTCTTACGTTTTGATAATTGTCTGTTCCTGATGGTGATTCAATTGAAATTCCGATGTGTGGAAGCATGTAGCTTCATTTACAATGACTACTGCAGTTCCATTTGTTTCTTTTATTCCGCTGGTCTTTTCACTGTCTTGCATGAAGCCTTACTTGTTTAGGCCTGTTGTAACCTCATGGATAACTTCAGTTGTTCTCTACGTGGTCTGTGGAAGTTAATGTTCACTGGCTTTGCTGACAGAAAAGTTTTCCAATTTTGCTGAATGTTGCTTACTTGCTTTCTGCAATGAACAATCCTTTTTAGACCTGCTTCCTCATGGGGAGAACAgggcaaagaaaaagaaaaccacGAAAGCTGTGGTTCCGTGGTTTTGCCATTATAAGGCCCCTGTAGTATGCTGAATAAGTATTCATTATGCATCTTGGTCTGACAAAATCCCTGTAGCATGTTGTTTTTCAGAAATTAAAATTTGGAACATGGTTTAGTGAGAGTGTTTATCATCTTTCTAACAGCTCCTTCGAGTTGCTACCTGTTTTCCAGGTCTTGCAAAGCCTGGTCCTGTTATTGAGACATTTTGTTCTGATGAATTGGTTTCAAGGCATATCAAACTTGATGGAGTCGTTACATTGGTTGATTGCAAGCACACTTTGCAGCATTTAAATGA carries:
- the LOC132635388 gene encoding uncharacterized protein At1g51745-like, whose product is MGGPVIESRGGSVVWVQRQNGTWWPGRILCSNEIQTCGILSPTNSTSRFPIKLLGRANASVYWYNLEKSRRVKAFRCGEFDGYIKKAESSKTFTNTKSLKYAHREDAILHALELEKQDQEKLESPVLVSGFKEGETHGESNQKAKRSRCFYFPNDSISFLEKSVHSQSSKMIPTSNQTAENSSSKSTSSLKSDSKSSHRKRETTAGNNALKPTKMSFKVVSRPAVNKWKQKGKMPNQQFRSKSAVSTNESSSEFGSNEMSQPSPGNSFSEDTSSLSSNFITRKNSTKTLMDVHMAVQGTYRVEHTPLVSLTSRLNGKAIIGHPINIEVLYDSSIFPAKKESSYQLKSTNRMPQLVWRKSKRTPVCYTSSTSSFATKHESIQQSNKKLGDSSSQARKNGPFNTKSRGKLSKKPNVSKNKPRTVLPSVTCVPVKDIFIKLIGALGNV
- the LOC132635389 gene encoding uncharacterized protein LOC132635389; the encoded protein is MATLRYLLTKSSTPLKLSHLHHSNNFTPISQFIRTLQSFVSRDFHSHSPNNSRSFCTFPEYSDSSVAAALNPDSRVPATIITGFLGSGKTTLLNHILTSQHGKRIAVIENEFGEVDIDGSLVASHSSSNEDILMVNNGCLCCTVRGDLVKMLLELVKNRRDKFDHIVIETTGLAKPGPVIETFCSDELVSRHIKLDGVVTLVDCKHTLQHLNEVKPRFVVNEAVEQVAYADRIILNKIDLVTEAELEVLTKRIKHINGMAQIKKAKHGLVDMDFVLGVGGYDLDRIDSQVQSEGSHCGHKHGDGHEHHEGHHHDHVHDSAVSSVSIVSEGTLDLDEVGDWLERLIEENGDDLYRMKGVLSVSGSEERYVFQGVHSILDGCPGKTWEPNEKRINKLVFIGRNLDETALRKGFKGCLA